A single Drosophila miranda strain MSH22 chromosome XR, D.miranda_PacBio2.1, whole genome shotgun sequence DNA region contains:
- the LOC117186418 gene encoding uncharacterized protein LOC117186418 encodes MYTEAAHRFNSSSGVPEKSSLTGAATNMKKLLKSIRRIFTHSKAGKDLSAIRHTCHSEEEHQNWLNEQWESSKICLH; translated from the coding sequence ATGTATACCGAAGCAGCTCATCGTTTCAACTCCAGCTCTGGTGTGCCGGAGAAGAGCTCTCTCACCGGCGCCGCCACCAACATGAAGAAGCTGCTAAAGAGCATCAGGCGGATCTTCACCCACTCGAAGGCGGGCAAGGACCTCAGCGCGATCCGTCACACGTGCCACAGCGAGGAGGAGCATCAGAACTGGCTCAACGAACAATGGGAGTCCAGCAAAATCTGTCTCCACTGA
- the LOC108165276 gene encoding uridine and thymidine phosphorylase-like, with protein sequence MAAKCNTAGAMPCDLTRDVCQLKESVRSQGKQLGRLVRHMKMGCKKPPNQSTLKGLNPFLPCLKPDFLYHLGMDTATTNFPKVFGDVRFVCMGGTPGRMERFAYRIMKDLRLKLSPVTTLRNMTDGHRFALYKVGPVLCVTHGMGCPSISILLHELIKMMHYAKCQNPVFIRIGTCGGIGIEPGTVVISSEALDCKLNPYYEVIVQGKIVQHCSQLDQCLAQELQSLANPCEVDFEAIIGKTICADDFYEGQSRLDGAFCDYTSHSKVAYLLGLKGNGVVNFDMESTAFAALTKRANIRSAVVCVSVIDRIKGDQIRACPKSVSEWEKRPRELVSRYIRKVLLDEVSEAKNVEDVPARCMGGESVI encoded by the exons ATGGCCGCAAAGTGCAACACTGCAGGCGCAATGCCATGCGACTTGACCCGCGACGTTTGCCAGTTGAAGG AATCGGTGAGGTCACAGGGCAAGCAGCTTGGGCGGCTCGTCAGGCACATGAAGATGGGGTGCAAAAAGCCGCCAAATCAGAGCACTCTAAAGGGTCTCAATCCCTTCCTGCCTTGCCTCAAGCCTGACTTTCTCTATCATCTGGGCATGGATACGGCCACGACGAACTTCCCCAAGGTCTTTGGCGATGTGCGG TTTGTTTGCATGGGTGGTACGCCTGGACGCATGGAGAGATTTGCTTACAGGATTATGAAGGACCTCCGTCTGAAGCTGAGCCCGGTAACTACTCTTAGGAATATGACCGATGGTCATCGCTTTGCGCTCTACAAAGTGGGCCCAGTACTGTGTGTAACTCATGGCATGGGGTGTCCGTCGATTTCCATACTGCTCCATGAGCTCATCAAGATGATGCACTATGCAAAGTGTCAGAATCCCGTATTCATCAGAATTGGGACCTGCGGCGGCATCGGAATAGAGCCCGGAACCGTGGTCATCAGCTCGGAGGCACTGGACTGCAAGCTCAATCCCTATTATGAGGTAATCGTTCAGGGCAAAATCGTGCAGCATTGCAGCCAACTAGACCAGTGTTTGGCCCAAGAACTGCAATCACTGGCGAATCCTTGCGAAGTTGACTTTGAGGCAATTATTGGTAAGACCATTTGCGCCGACGACTTCTATGAAGGCCAGTCCCGACTCGATGGTGCCTTCTGCGACTACACGAGTCACTCGAAGGTCGCCTATCTTCTCGGCCTGAAGGGTAACGGAGTGGTCAATTTTGATATGGAGAGTACCGCTTTTGCCGCTCTCACAAAAAGGGCCAATATACGCTCTGCCGTCGTCTGCGTTAGCGTCATCGATCGTATAAAGGGTGATCAA ATACGTGCATGTCCGAAGTCCGTAAGTGAGTGGGAGAAGCGACCTCGGGAGCTCGTGTCGCGATACATTCGCAAAGTACTCCTGGATGAAGTCAGTGAAGCCAAAAACGTGGAAGACGTTCCTGCCCGCTGCATGGGAGGAGAATCGGTGATCTGA
- the LOC108165513 gene encoding uncharacterized protein LOC108165513, whose product MYTEAAHRFNSSSGVPEKSSLTGAATNMKKLLKSIRRIFTHSKAGKDLSAIRHTCHSEEEHQNWLNEQWESSKICLL is encoded by the coding sequence ATGTATACCGAAGCAGCTCATCGTTTCAACTCCAGCTCTGGTGTGCCGGAGAAGAGCTCTCTCACCGGCGCCGCCACCAACATGAAGAAGCTGCTAAAGAGCATCAGGCGGATCTTCACCCACTCGAAGGCGGGCAAGGACCTCAGCGCGATCCGTCACACGTGCCACAGCGAGGAGGAGCATCAGAACTGGCTCAACGAACAATGGGAGTCCAGCAAAATCTGTCTCCTCTGA